One segment of Buteo buteo chromosome 6, bButBut1.hap1.1, whole genome shotgun sequence DNA contains the following:
- the LOC142032366 gene encoding LOW QUALITY PROTEIN: extracellular tyrosine-protein kinase PKDCC-like (The sequence of the model RefSeq protein was modified relative to this genomic sequence to represent the inferred CDS: inserted 3 bases in 2 codons) — MILAGIPTSAGLTKPTPVKSACFAINGLRRRGXGRCGAAPLTPGGSDSXAGPPPPEPLRLRRRHLRSPGARRCRRCPVLPPAPLGKRHPRGAGPGGLPAPPAPPPRRRSPSPPRRSAGGRAAGARGGAAPLPMAAAAAAAAGRARRGARLSAAALLLALPALALLALPAGRGGGSSSSGSDEGQPGSPPPFALPPGLREELRQRRRDLRRLAAAGGGEEEAAAAGGLGCGDLSLATGVSVLGWGFTKVVARAALAGGGAVALKSVHGAGREVRQCVLRYGAPAGCRRLAAYKLLKEVTLLRRLRHPGIVQLHGQCYDNSGDPEIRVTAMLELGSPLEMIQLLQTPWEERFKICLSLVKLLFYLAHSPLGSIVLLDFQPRQFVMVDGNLKVTDMDDASTEELSCKEDKDCTLDFPTKSFPLKCSAVGKCEGINEKKNLFNAYRYFFTYLLPHSAPPALRPFLGDILNATGDLRYGINETLKAFEKVLHLYKSGLYLQKRPLLLKDYISLKGFRTVEGEDYKCWPSYSHLGCLLSVHGAEEAAAICNSQSQCQSFIVTQRRTWTGRPLASFQSSLTDLIPDANAVVYIKRSTSSGERL; from the exons ATGATCTTGGCAGGAATCC CGACTTCGGCAGGGCTGACGAAGCCGACGCCCGTGAAATCGGCGTGTTTTGCTATAAACGGCCTCCGTCGGAGGGG CGGGAGGTGCGGGGCTGCACCGCTCACTCCCGGCGGCTCCGATT CAGCCGGGCCCCCTCCCCCAGAGCCGCTTCggctccgccgccgccaccTCCGCTCCCCGGGCGCTCGGCGGTGCCGCCGCTGCCCCGTGCTCCCGCCGGCCCCCCTCGGGAAGcggcacccccgcggggccgggccgg gggggctcccggcgccgcccgccccgccccctcggcGGCGCTCGCCTTCCCCGCCGCGGCGGAGCGCGGGCGGCAGAGCGGCCGGAGCCCGCGGCGgcgcagccccgctccccatggcggcggcggcggcggcggcggcggggcgggcgcggcggggcgccCGGTTGAgcgcggcggcgctgctgctgGCGCTGCCGGCCCTGGCGCTGCTggcgctgccggccggccgcggcggcggcagcagcagcagcggcagcgaCGAGGGGCAGCCGGGCTCGCCGCCGCCGTTCGCGCTGCCGCCGGGCTTGCGGGAGGAGCTGCGGCAGAGGCGGCGCGACCTGCGGCgcctggcggcggcgggcggcggggaggaggaggcggcggcggcgggcgggctggGCTGCGGCGACCTGAGCCTGGCGACGGGCGTCAgcgtgctgggctggggcttcACCAAGGTGGTGGCGCGGGCGGCGctggcgggcggcggcgccgtGGCCCTCAAGTCGGTGCACGGGGCGGGCCGGGAGGTGCGGCAGTGCGTGCTGCGGTACGGGGCGCCGGCGGGCTGCCGCCGCCTGGCCGCCTACAAGCTGCTGAAGGAGGTGACGCTGCTGCGGCGCCTGCGGCATCCCGGCATCGTCCAG CTGCACGGTCAATGCTACGATAATAGCGGAGATCCTGAAATACGGGTCACGGCTATGCTGGAGCTGGGATCCCCGCTGGAGATGATTCAGCTTCTGCAGACCCCGTGGGAGGAGAGATTTAAa ATTTGCCTGAGTCTTGTGAAACTGCTGTTTTACTTGGCACATTCCCCTCTGGGTTCAATAGTCCTCTTGGATTTCCAGCCGAGGCAGTTTGTTATGGTGGATGGAAACCTAAAAGTGACAGACATGGATGATGCCAGCACTGAGGAACTGTCATGCAAGGAAGATAAAGACTGCACACTCGACTTCCCTACAAAAAGCTTCCCTCTCAAATGCTCTGCGGTTGGGAAATGTGaaggaataaatgaaaagaagaatctTTTCAATGCATATCG GTATTTTTTCACCTATCTTTTGCCACACTCTGCACCACCAGCTTTGCGGCCCTTTTTGGGCGATATTCTGAATGCAACAG gTGATTTACGATATGGAATAAATGaaaccctgaaagcttttgaaaaggtTTTACATCTGTACAAGTCTGGGCTCTATCTGCAGAAAAGACCTCTTCTCTTAAAAG ATTACATCTCCCTAAAGGGCTTCCGAACAGTGGAAGGTGAAGACTACAAGTGCTGGCCCTCCTACAGCCACTTGGGATGCCTGCTCTCTGTGCATGGCGCCGAGGAAGCCGCCGCAATTTGTAACTCCCAATCGCAGTGTCAGAGTTTTATCGTCACCCAGCGGAGGACGTGGACAG gACGCCCACTCGCCTCGTTTCAGAGTAGCCTGACTGATTTAATACCAGATGCTAACGCTGTAGTCTATATTAAACGATCGACTTCCTCAGGGGAAAGACTTTAA